GGGGTGGATTGACCTTGAAGCAGATTGAGGGAAAATATCCTGAATTGTTTGAACAGTACAAGAAAAATCCTTGCAATTTTTCTCAGGAAGGTGGAGAATCTACCATTAACTTAAATATTAGAGTCAAAAATATTATAAATCAGCTTGTGAAAAAGAATTTTCAGAAAAGAATAGTTATAGTTACCTATCCTTGTATAATTCAATCTGCAATAAGTGCAGCAATATGCATTCCACCTGAAAGTCAGGAAAGAGTTTATATCCCAACTGCATCTGCAACACAAATTAATTACTATATAGAGTGGTCCAGTCTTGTTTATTCTGCCTATTTGCCATTATAAACATTAATATTAACTGTAAAGTAAGAGCAAAAACTGTTTTTAACAAGATAATGACTGAAATTCTTTCTGATATTACAAATTTGACAAGGCTACCTTATATTTTGATTGTATGTTAAACTAGTTATATCAAAGATTTAAGGTAAGTCAAAATGCAAGAATCAGTAAACTTTATAAAATCTAAATTGTCAGAATTAAATGCAATTCCTAATATAGGATTAGTATTAGGATCAGGGTTAGGTGATATTGCAGATGAAATAGAAGGAATAAAAATCCCTTATTCGGAAATTCCTGGTTTTAGGGCTTCAACTGTAACAGGCCATTCAGGCAATCTGGTAATAGGGAAATTAAACACTAAAACAGTAATAGCAATGCAAGGAAGACTTCATTTTTATGAGGGATATTCTATCAGTGAGGTAATATATCCAGTCAGAGTAATGAAGGCTCTTGGTATTAGTACGTTAATATTGACAAATGCTGCCGGTGGGATTAATAAAAACTTTAATCCGGGAGATTTGATGATAATCGTAGATCATATCAATTTAATGGGAAATAACCCTCTTATTGGAAAAAATTTAAATGAACTGGGGCCACGATTTGTTGATTTAACTTATGCTTATGACAAAGAACTGGTTAAACTTACAGAAAATACGGCAAAAGATTTAAATACACCTACACAAAAGGGAGTATATATTGCTGTAACAGGTCCTACATACGAGACACCTGCTGAAATTAGAATGCTAAGAACTCTTGGCGCTGATGCTGTTGGCATGTCAACTGTACCAGAGGTAATTGCAGCAAATCATATGGGATTAAAAGTTCTAGGAATATCCTGTATAACCAATATGGCAGCAGGTATATTAGATCAACCTTTAAATCATGATGAAGTTATTGAAACATCCAGAAAAACAAAACAAAATTTTACTAAATTGATTAAAACTGTAATAG
This genomic stretch from Candidatus Melainabacteria bacterium RIFOXYA2_FULL_32_9 harbors:
- a CDS encoding purine-nucleoside phosphorylase, whose product is MQESVNFIKSKLSELNAIPNIGLVLGSGLGDIADEIEGIKIPYSEIPGFRASTVTGHSGNLVIGKLNTKTVIAMQGRLHFYEGYSISEVIYPVRVMKALGISTLILTNAAGGINKNFNPGDLMIIVDHINLMGNNPLIGKNLNELGPRFVDLTYAYDKELVKLTENTAKDLNTPTQKGVYIAVTGPTYETPAEIRMLRTLGADAVGMSTVPEVIAANHMGLKVLGISCITNMAAGILDQPLNHDEVIETSRKTKQNFTKLIKTVIERI